Below is a window of Calditrichota bacterium DNA.
ACGCCCACCGTGCAGACTTTGGACAAAGCCCGCGTGCCGGAACGCAAGTGTTGTCCCAGTCGTCTGCTCATTGCCTTTACGGGGGGATTTGTAACCTTTGTGCTTCTTGTTTTCTTTTTGTGGACGAGCGAATATTTGAAAGATTTGCAGCGGCAAAATCCGGAAGAATTCCAGCGCTGGGAAAAACTAAAGCGGGCACTTCGCCTGTTCCCGGGTTCCTGAGGCGACAATGGGCTGGAATCTTACCGAAATGGCTTGTAACAAAATAAGATCAACAAGTTGTGATAAAAATTAATTTGCCATTAACATGGGGTCGCTTTACAATCAATTGAAAAATAGGCTTTTACACAATATTTCTCTGTAATTGACTCTCCCTTCTTCTCCCTCCCTTAAAAAGGGAGGAGGAGCGAGGGGGTGGGTTGAAAAAAAAGTTAAATAATAAAATCCGATTTTTTTAATGCTTTCTAATAAACAGAAAGGGGTACTACATGGGACTGAAATTTGCCCAAATTGGGGTAGGTAATTGGGGGAAAAATATTTTTCGGAATTTTTATGACCTGCCAGATGTCGAAATGGTCAGGGCTTCCGACCTAAACGACAAGATTCTGAAAGGGATTGCATCCAATTATCCTGAGGTGAAAACAACAAAGGATGCGGCATCGATTTTAAATGATCCGAAAATCGATGCGGTTGTAATCGCTACGGTACCGGAAACCCATTTTGAATTGGCTCGTCAGGCTTTGGAAAATGGCAAACACGTGTTTGTTGAGAAGCCGATGACGCTGGTGTCTCACGAGAGTGAAAAACTGGTGGAATTGGCAGAGAAGAAGAATCTTAAGCTCATGGTGGGACATATTCTGGAGTACCACCCGGCGTACCTGAAGGTCAAAGAATATCTGGATTCGGGGGAATTGGGAGAGGTTCGTTACCTGTACTCCACGCGTGTCAACCTCGGCGTGGTTCGGAAAAAGGAAAATGCCCTCTGGAGTCTGGCTCCTCACGATATTTCCATTGCACTGATGCTGCTGGGGAAAAATCCCTCCCGGGTTGTCTGCACCGGGCAATCCTACCTGCAGCCGGGGATTGAGGATGTGGCGTTTGCCACTGTCCATTTCCCCGATGGCAAAATGGCTCAGCTCCATGTGAGCTGGCTGGATCCCCACAAAATCCGGAAACTGACGGTGGTGGGGTCCAAAAAAATGGTGGTGCTGGACGATATGGAATCCACCGAA
It encodes the following:
- a CDS encoding Gfo/Idh/MocA family oxidoreductase, whose product is MGLKFAQIGVGNWGKNIFRNFYDLPDVEMVRASDLNDKILKGIASNYPEVKTTKDAASILNDPKIDAVVIATVPETHFELARQALENGKHVFVEKPMTLVSHESEKLVELAEKKNLKLMVGHILEYHPAYLKVKEYLDSGELGEVRYLYSTRVNLGVVRKKENALWSLAPHDISIALMLLGKNPSRVVCTGQSYLQPGIEDVAFATVHFPDGKMAQLHVSWLDPHKIRKLTVVGSKKMVVLDDMESTEKIRLYDKGVEFKEDFTGYQEALTLRVGDIHIPKLTMQEPLKLECQHFVDAILNDTQPRSNGFDGLQVVKILEAADKSLKNHGEPVEIR